A single window of Leptolyngbya ohadii IS1 DNA harbors:
- a CDS encoding IS701 family transposase: MVEPRAARPTLRFVDEYCEWYAPLFPEVRSFEAFKYLHVGMISELKRKTLPAIAKAVGLDNEQGLHHLLTKSPWSVTRLRQIRLKLILKLLDGQAVILLIDETGDCKKGKHTDYVKRQYIGNVGKKENGIVAVTAYALFRGMILPLSFEVYKPKERLKAGDEYKTKPQIAAEMIRELLSLGFRFELVLADSLYGESKVNFIRVLESLNLPYIVAIRSNHGMWLPQDQEVTCEPWQAFRRTFSNGKTEVRYRSEIIYGKRRTVRYWLLTTNPQTLPDNSTTYVMSNAPEVKLDEIGDRYGERTWIEYGLKQSKDALGWADFRVTHYKQIERWWEIVMSAFTMVSLFADAFNRECPLSHQIFAQHSWWNSQRGWKHLLNNLRLVIEPWIALNRLKPWLEVFEIPSFIQGFIQLIQRMQQFYCPIMHDLLLRRVLFNSA, translated from the coding sequence ATGGTAGAACCTCGTGCGGCTCGTCCTACCCTGCGCTTTGTCGATGAATATTGTGAATGGTATGCCCCGTTGTTTCCCGAAGTGCGAAGCTTTGAAGCCTTCAAATACCTGCATGTGGGCATGATCTCAGAACTAAAACGCAAAACGCTACCAGCCATTGCGAAAGCAGTGGGCTTAGACAATGAGCAAGGCTTACACCACCTATTGACGAAATCGCCCTGGTCGGTGACGCGATTGCGACAGATTCGCTTAAAGCTCATCCTCAAGCTCCTAGACGGGCAAGCCGTGATTCTGTTGATTGACGAAACGGGCGACTGTAAAAAGGGGAAGCACACCGATTACGTCAAGCGACAATACATCGGCAATGTGGGTAAGAAGGAAAATGGCATCGTGGCAGTGACCGCTTATGCCCTATTTCGTGGCATGATATTGCCCCTATCGTTTGAGGTTTACAAGCCCAAAGAGCGGCTCAAAGCGGGTGATGAGTACAAAACGAAACCGCAGATTGCTGCGGAGATGATCCGTGAACTGCTATCGCTGGGATTTCGGTTTGAATTAGTGCTTGCCGATAGTCTGTACGGCGAAAGTAAAGTCAACTTTATCCGTGTATTGGAGTCGTTGAATCTGCCCTACATCGTGGCGATCCGGTCGAACCACGGGATGTGGTTGCCCCAAGACCAAGAGGTAACCTGTGAACCCTGGCAAGCCTTTCGGCGGACCTTTAGCAATGGCAAAACCGAAGTTCGCTATCGCAGCGAGATTATTTATGGGAAACGTCGAACGGTTCGCTACTGGTTGTTAACGACTAACCCACAAACGTTACCGGACAACTCAACCACTTATGTAATGAGCAATGCGCCGGAGGTCAAACTCGATGAGATTGGGGATCGCTACGGCGAACGAACCTGGATTGAGTATGGACTCAAGCAGAGTAAAGATGCTCTGGGATGGGCGGATTTTCGCGTGACCCATTACAAGCAGATTGAGCGATGGTGGGAGATTGTCATGAGTGCTTTCACGATGGTGAGTTTGTTCGCTGATGCCTTCAATCGGGAATGCCCTTTGTCTCACCAGATATTTGCCCAACACTCTTGGTGGAATAGCCAACGGGGTTGGAAACACCTGCTGAACAACCTGCGCTTAGTGATTGAGCCCTGGATTGCTTTAAACCGACTCAAACCCTGGCTTGAGGTGTTTGAAATCCCATCCTTCATCCAGGGATTTATCCAATTAATCCAGCGGATGCAGCAGTTTTATTGCCCCATCATGCATGACCTTTTGCTACGGCGCGTCCTCTTTAACTCTGCTTAA
- a CDS encoding helix-turn-helix domain-containing protein has product MQPYSLDLREKIISTYEAGNTSIRQVAERFQVSKTTVQSLLKRKQATGTLKPARATRGKASQLAGYETEIAQMVEQHQDYMLAEYCEYWQDKTGVRVSESTMCRFLQKQQLTIKKNISQHSSRRSGSAS; this is encoded by the coding sequence ATGCAACCTTACTCCCTCGACCTACGCGAAAAAATTATCAGTACCTATGAAGCAGGGAACACGTCAATTCGTCAGGTGGCAGAACGATTTCAGGTGAGCAAAACGACGGTTCAGTCGCTGCTTAAGCGCAAGCAAGCTACAGGAACACTGAAGCCTGCTAGGGCGACCAGGGGTAAGGCAAGCCAACTAGCGGGCTATGAGACTGAGATAGCCCAGATGGTTGAGCAGCATCAGGACTACATGCTGGCGGAATACTGCGAGTATTGGCAGGACAAAACTGGAGTTAGGGTGAGTGAGAGTACGATGTGCCGATTCCTGCAAAAACAGCAGTTGACGATTAAAAAAAACATTTCGCAGCACTCAAGCCGCCGAAGCGGTTCAGCAAGTTGA
- a CDS encoding aminobutyraldehyde dehydrogenase, with the protein MEKLTHYPMVISSELVTTGSEDLIDPASGKPFATVAWGTKADVDRAVEAAKVAQKEWAARSFGERSIALLKFADALEAKSEELARLESQNTGKPLKLSLGSDIPFAIDNLRYFASVVRRQEGVAGGEYVGGYTSYIRREPIGVVGAITPWNYPFMMAIWKLGPALAAGNTVVIKPAPNTPVTTIELAKIALESGLPAGLINVVTGGAEVGEAICTHTDTRMISFTGSTRTGKRIAELASPRVKRVTLELGGKAPFLVFADADIEAAARGAIPAAFMNSGQDCTAATRIYVQNEVFDQFLSRFTELTNGLKFGQPFEDDTDIGPLTSETQRLKVHGFVEEARQQGVKVATGGVLPEGDGYFYPPTVLVDAPQAASCVQEEIFGPVIVVNRFTDEAEAIHMANDIPYGLAASVWTTNVQRAMRVTAAIEAGTVWVNDHLPIASELPHGGFKQSGIGKDMSHYALEEYTIVKHVMFDTTGDQKKAWHSVVFDA; encoded by the coding sequence ATGGAAAAGTTAACTCATTACCCGATGGTAATCAGCAGCGAACTAGTTACCACCGGCAGCGAGGATTTAATTGACCCGGCATCGGGAAAACCATTTGCGACTGTAGCCTGGGGAACAAAAGCAGATGTCGATCGGGCGGTTGAAGCAGCAAAAGTGGCCCAGAAGGAGTGGGCAGCCCGTTCTTTTGGGGAGCGCAGTATTGCTCTGCTGAAGTTTGCAGATGCTCTGGAAGCGAAGTCAGAGGAGTTAGCAAGGCTGGAGAGCCAGAATACGGGTAAGCCTTTGAAGCTTTCTCTTGGGAGTGATATCCCGTTTGCGATCGATAATCTGCGATATTTTGCGTCTGTGGTGCGGCGGCAAGAAGGTGTGGCAGGCGGCGAGTATGTGGGCGGATATACCAGCTATATCCGGCGAGAGCCGATCGGAGTAGTGGGTGCGATTACACCCTGGAACTATCCGTTCATGATGGCGATCTGGAAGCTGGGTCCGGCACTAGCTGCCGGGAATACGGTCGTGATTAAGCCTGCTCCCAATACTCCAGTGACGACGATCGAGCTAGCGAAAATTGCATTGGAATCGGGACTGCCTGCGGGACTAATTAACGTGGTGACGGGGGGTGCCGAAGTGGGAGAAGCAATTTGTACCCATACCGATACCCGTATGATCAGCTTTACGGGCAGCACTCGAACCGGGAAGCGAATTGCAGAGTTGGCAAGTCCGAGGGTAAAGCGGGTGACGCTGGAGTTAGGCGGCAAGGCTCCCTTCCTGGTGTTTGCTGATGCGGATATTGAGGCAGCAGCCAGAGGCGCAATTCCGGCGGCATTTATGAATTCAGGGCAGGACTGTACAGCGGCGACGCGAATTTATGTGCAAAACGAGGTGTTTGATCAGTTTCTCAGCCGATTTACGGAATTAACGAACGGACTGAAGTTTGGACAACCCTTTGAGGACGATACGGATATTGGTCCGCTTACCAGCGAAACCCAGCGACTCAAGGTTCATGGGTTTGTAGAGGAGGCGCGGCAGCAGGGCGTGAAGGTGGCGACGGGTGGGGTTTTGCCCGAAGGCGATGGATACTTCTATCCGCCCACAGTTCTGGTGGACGCACCCCAGGCGGCAAGCTGTGTGCAGGAAGAAATCTTTGGTCCCGTAATTGTTGTCAATCGGTTTACGGATGAGGCAGAGGCAATCCATATGGCAAACGATATTCCCTATGGACTGGCGGCTAGCGTCTGGACGACGAATGTACAGCGGGCAATGCGCGTGACAGCAGCGATCGAGGCGGGCACGGTTTGGGTAAACGATCATCTACCGATCGCCAGCGAGCTACCCCACGGCGGCTTTAAGCAGAGCGGAATTGGTAAAGATATG